In Pangasianodon hypophthalmus isolate fPanHyp1 chromosome 3, fPanHyp1.pri, whole genome shotgun sequence, a single genomic region encodes these proteins:
- the si:ch73-193i2.2 gene encoding transient receptor potential channel pyrexia isoform X1: MKRVSRVSPSGHENPGLELSDAASSQSMQQYTGPCTSVMSASVVRSVTQWASYARGRWKRATRKCMRRKPSGESLSSKYKGLAWEEDVVDGDAKEQQLNKRLLDHFRVLAANNEDTDEVDLQFLNEILRDGADPNSADKYGQTALHEISRAWNVDVMRFFLERGADIRRPDAFGVTPLHVAAALDYEDMIHFLLERGADIEAHTYKDMQTPLHFAAKNDATEAIQVLLRNGADITAHDYKQRTPLQLAVNLDRSEAAHTLLELGADAGVQDSDGQLCITAMIGKMTPVANLALNQFHVKDRMTRQQFFYLHLLEPERTRLKKSHGKTRSEPTSPLEFIVQQGKLDLIMHPVVLKLITVKWNLYGRLGAWILLLLNFLFIVSWTTVAISVSVSPEEDKRYVFPQDWWRVFVVMIALGLTVLEVYREVMEILRSVRKLKDWQQWCEERLNEDLACTHPMWPEERHYFEGQIKFIRSLKGSYLQDPWNIFDWLVYVLLIAVLGLHLADVYLVSQTLRMYSLRIFAVAVIFIWLRLMKHVRAFRVMGPFIVMLGKIVGDVLRFLFLYAEIYVPYACAFWIIFGGLTAVPSMQTVPQMLYSLYRITLVDEYEFDAMVAVDSVMAHLLCGTFLALSAVLCVNLMIALLSDTFQRVYDNALANAVMQQASIILQVEESMPHLWHFYDKQYIHSCCAPLREFYDDEIITDPDQHEEMKKLTAEIKDTLDEYLTIQKEAKLLNPAQTDDGNRSPRWNSFSSQQEHLGSLMRLEKDQQQQIQDLQDLREDVKKLQGLLLQLIPSKPTTSTDVPNISSAGLR; the protein is encoded by the exons GGGAATCTTTAAGCAGCAAGTACAAGGGCCTTGCCTGGGAGGAAGATGTTGTAGATGGAGACGCCAAAGAGCAGCAGTTGAACAAACGTCTGCTGGATCACTTCAGAGTGCTGGCTGCCAACAACGAAGACACAGATGAG GTTGACCTGCAATTCCTGAATGAAATCCTTAGAGACGGAGCTGATCCCAATTCAGCAGACAAATATGGACAGACAGCACTTCATGAG ATCTCTCGAGCCTGGAATGTAGATGTGATGAGGTTCTTCCTGGAGAGAGGTGCTGATATCCGCAGGCCTGATGCATTTGGGGTTACGCCTCTCCACGTGGCCGCAGCCTTGGACTATGAAGATAtgattcactttctactagAAAGAGGAG CTGACATTGAGGCACACACGTATAAAGACATGCAGACACCATTACACTTTGCTGCTAAGAACGATGCTACTGAGGCAATTCAGGTTCTGCTGCGGAATGGAGCAGACATTACTGCACACGACTACAAACAAAGAACTCCACTACAACTTGCTGTCAACCTAG ATCGCAGTgaagctgcacacacactgttggaGCTGGGGGCGGATGCTGGGGTTCAGGATTCTGATGGACAGCTATGTATCACTGCCATGATTGGCAAGATGACGCCCGTG GCCAATCTGGCACTGAATCAGTTTCACGTGAAAGACCGAATGACACGCCAGCAGTTCTTCTACCTTCATCTGCTGGAGCCAGAGCGAACACGCCTGAAAAAATCACACG GGAAAACCAGAAGTGAGCCGACATCACCG CTAGAGTTTATTGTCCAACAAGGGAAACTGGATCTCATTATGCATCCTGTAGTGTTAAAGCTCATCACAGTCAAATGGAACCTGTATGGAAG ACTTGGTGCATGGATTCTCCTGCTgctcaattttttatttatcgtTTCCTGGACCACAGTGGCCATATCTGTGTCCGTGTCACCAGAGGAGGACAAACGCTATGTTTTCCCTCAG GACTGGTGGcgtgtgtttgtggtgatgaTAGCGTTAGGGCTGACGGTGCTGGAGGTGTACAGGGAGGTGATGGAGATTCTGCGCTCTGTTAGAAAACTAAAAGATTGGCAGCAGTGGTGTGAAGAGAGACTCAATGAAGATCTGGCTTGCACACACCCCATGTGGCCAGAG GAACGTCACTACTTCGAGGGTCAGATTAAGTTCATTCGCAGCTTGAAGGGAAGCTACTTACAGGACCCCTG GAATATATTTGATTGGCTTGTGTACGTATTGCTGATAGCAGTTTTGGGTCTTCACTTGGCTGATGTTTACCTGGTCTCTCAGACACTCCGAATGTATAGCCTCCGCATCTTCGCTGTGGCCGTCATCTTCATCTGGCTCAGGCTGATGAAGCATGTCAGGGCATTTAG GGTTATGGGTCCcttcattgtcatgctggggAAGATAGTGGGTGACGTGCTCCGCTTCCTCTTCTTATATGCAGAGATCTATGTCCCATATGCCTGTGCTTTCTGGATTATATTTGGAG GCTTAACAGCTGTACCTAGTATGCAAACAGTGCCGCAGATGCTCTATAGCCTGTACCGGATAACCCTTGTGGACGAGTATGAGTTTGATGCCATGGTGGCTGTGGACTCTGTTATGGCTCACTTGCTTTGTGGTACATTTCTGGCCCTGTCTGCTGTTCTGTGTGTCAACCTGATGATTGCTCTGCTCTCAGACACCTTTCAAAG AGTATATGACAATGCACTGGCAAACGCAGTGATGCAACAGGCCTCCATCATCCTGCAGGTAGAAGAATCCATGCCTCACCTGTGGCATTTCTATGACAAACAGTATATCCACAGCTGCTGTGCCCCACTCAGAGAGTTTTATGATGATGAAATCATAACAGATCCAGATCAGCATGAAGAGATGAAGAAACTTACAGCAGAGATTAAG GATACATTGGATGAGTACTTGACCATCCAAAAAGAGGCCAAACTACTCAACCCAGCTCAAACAGATGATGGTAACAGATCTCCCAG ATGGAATAGTTTCTCATCTCAACAAGAACATCTCGGCAGTCTAATGAGACTGGAAAAGGACCAACAGCAGCAGATTCAGGATCTGCAAGACCTAAGAGAAGATGTAAAGAAGCTCCAGGGATTACTGCTACAGCTGATTCCGTCAAAGCCTACAACAT CTACTGATGTTCCAAATATATCTTCAGCAGGGCTTCGGTAG
- the si:ch73-193i2.2 gene encoding transient receptor potential channel pyrexia isoform X2, with translation MKRVSRVSPSGHENPGLELSDAASSQSMQQYTGPCTSVMSASVVRSVTQWASYARGRWKRATRKCMRRKPSGESLSSKYKGLAWEEDVVDGDAKEQQLNKRLLDHFRVLAANNEDTDEVDLQFLNEILRDGADPNSADKYGQTALHEISRAWNVDVMRFFLERGADIRRPDAFGVTPLHVAAALDYEDMIHFLLERGADIEAHTYKDMQTPLHFAAKNDATEAIQVLLRNGADITAHDYKQRTPLQLAVNLDRSEAAHTLLELGADAGVQDSDGQLCITAMIGKMTPVANLALNQFHVKDRMTRQQFFYLHLLEPERTRLKKSHGKTRSEPTSPLEFIVQQGKLDLIMHPVVLKLITVKWNLYGRLGAWILLLLNFLFIVSWTTVAISVSVSPEEDKRYVFPQDWWRVFVVMIALGLTVLEVYREVMEILRSVRKLKDWQQWCEERLNEDLACTHPMWPEERHYFEGQIKFIRSLKGSYLQDPWNIFDWLVYVLLIAVLGLHLADVYLVSQTLRMYSLRIFAVAVIFIWLRLMKHVRAFRVMGPFIVMLGKIVGDVLRFLFLYAEIYVPYACAFWIIFGGLTAVPSMQTVPQMLYSLYRITLVDEYEFDAMVAVDSVMAHLLCGTFLALSAVLCVNLMIALLSDTFQRVYDNALANAVMQQASIILQVEESMPHLWHFYDKQYIHSCCAPLREFYDDEIITDPDQHEEMKKLTAEIKDTLDEYLTIQKEAKLLNPAQTDDGNRSPRWNSFSSQQEHLGSLMRLEKDQQQQIQDLQDLREDVKKLQGLLLQLIPSKPTTSGLR, from the exons GGGAATCTTTAAGCAGCAAGTACAAGGGCCTTGCCTGGGAGGAAGATGTTGTAGATGGAGACGCCAAAGAGCAGCAGTTGAACAAACGTCTGCTGGATCACTTCAGAGTGCTGGCTGCCAACAACGAAGACACAGATGAG GTTGACCTGCAATTCCTGAATGAAATCCTTAGAGACGGAGCTGATCCCAATTCAGCAGACAAATATGGACAGACAGCACTTCATGAG ATCTCTCGAGCCTGGAATGTAGATGTGATGAGGTTCTTCCTGGAGAGAGGTGCTGATATCCGCAGGCCTGATGCATTTGGGGTTACGCCTCTCCACGTGGCCGCAGCCTTGGACTATGAAGATAtgattcactttctactagAAAGAGGAG CTGACATTGAGGCACACACGTATAAAGACATGCAGACACCATTACACTTTGCTGCTAAGAACGATGCTACTGAGGCAATTCAGGTTCTGCTGCGGAATGGAGCAGACATTACTGCACACGACTACAAACAAAGAACTCCACTACAACTTGCTGTCAACCTAG ATCGCAGTgaagctgcacacacactgttggaGCTGGGGGCGGATGCTGGGGTTCAGGATTCTGATGGACAGCTATGTATCACTGCCATGATTGGCAAGATGACGCCCGTG GCCAATCTGGCACTGAATCAGTTTCACGTGAAAGACCGAATGACACGCCAGCAGTTCTTCTACCTTCATCTGCTGGAGCCAGAGCGAACACGCCTGAAAAAATCACACG GGAAAACCAGAAGTGAGCCGACATCACCG CTAGAGTTTATTGTCCAACAAGGGAAACTGGATCTCATTATGCATCCTGTAGTGTTAAAGCTCATCACAGTCAAATGGAACCTGTATGGAAG ACTTGGTGCATGGATTCTCCTGCTgctcaattttttatttatcgtTTCCTGGACCACAGTGGCCATATCTGTGTCCGTGTCACCAGAGGAGGACAAACGCTATGTTTTCCCTCAG GACTGGTGGcgtgtgtttgtggtgatgaTAGCGTTAGGGCTGACGGTGCTGGAGGTGTACAGGGAGGTGATGGAGATTCTGCGCTCTGTTAGAAAACTAAAAGATTGGCAGCAGTGGTGTGAAGAGAGACTCAATGAAGATCTGGCTTGCACACACCCCATGTGGCCAGAG GAACGTCACTACTTCGAGGGTCAGATTAAGTTCATTCGCAGCTTGAAGGGAAGCTACTTACAGGACCCCTG GAATATATTTGATTGGCTTGTGTACGTATTGCTGATAGCAGTTTTGGGTCTTCACTTGGCTGATGTTTACCTGGTCTCTCAGACACTCCGAATGTATAGCCTCCGCATCTTCGCTGTGGCCGTCATCTTCATCTGGCTCAGGCTGATGAAGCATGTCAGGGCATTTAG GGTTATGGGTCCcttcattgtcatgctggggAAGATAGTGGGTGACGTGCTCCGCTTCCTCTTCTTATATGCAGAGATCTATGTCCCATATGCCTGTGCTTTCTGGATTATATTTGGAG GCTTAACAGCTGTACCTAGTATGCAAACAGTGCCGCAGATGCTCTATAGCCTGTACCGGATAACCCTTGTGGACGAGTATGAGTTTGATGCCATGGTGGCTGTGGACTCTGTTATGGCTCACTTGCTTTGTGGTACATTTCTGGCCCTGTCTGCTGTTCTGTGTGTCAACCTGATGATTGCTCTGCTCTCAGACACCTTTCAAAG AGTATATGACAATGCACTGGCAAACGCAGTGATGCAACAGGCCTCCATCATCCTGCAGGTAGAAGAATCCATGCCTCACCTGTGGCATTTCTATGACAAACAGTATATCCACAGCTGCTGTGCCCCACTCAGAGAGTTTTATGATGATGAAATCATAACAGATCCAGATCAGCATGAAGAGATGAAGAAACTTACAGCAGAGATTAAG GATACATTGGATGAGTACTTGACCATCCAAAAAGAGGCCAAACTACTCAACCCAGCTCAAACAGATGATGGTAACAGATCTCCCAG ATGGAATAGTTTCTCATCTCAACAAGAACATCTCGGCAGTCTAATGAGACTGGAAAAGGACCAACAGCAGCAGATTCAGGATCTGCAAGACCTAAGAGAAGATGTAAAGAAGCTCCAGGGATTACTGCTACAGCTGATTCCGTCAAAGCCTACAACAT CAGGGCTTCGGTAG